The sequence CAAGGCCAACGCATACGGCCACGGCATCGAACGGATCTACCCGGGCCTCGCGGCCGCCGACGGCATCGCGCTGCTCGATCTCGACGAAGCCGTGCGCGTGCGCGAACTCGGCTGGGACAAGCCCGTGCTGCTGCTCGAAGGGATCTTCGAGCCGGCCGACGTCGAGCTGGCCGATCGCCACCGGCTGACGGTGGCCGTGCACTGCGACGAGCAGCTCGACCTGCTGATCGCGGCGAAGCCGCAGCAGCCGATCGACATCCAGCTCAAGATGAATTCCGGGATGAACCGGCTCGGCTACCGGCCCGGCGCCTTTCGCGCCGCGTGGGAACGCGCGGCGAACACGCCGTCGATCGGCAAGATCACGCTGATGATGCATTTCGCGAACGCCGACGAAGGCGAGGTCGACTGGCAGCTCGAGCAGTTCGACGCGACCACGGCGGGGATTCCGGGCGAGCGCTCGGTGTCGAATTCGGCGGCCGTGCTGTGGCATCCGCGCGCGCACCGCGACTGGGTGCGACCCGGCACGATCCTGTATGGCGCGTCGCCGACGGGCGCGTCACGGCATATCGCCGACACGCCGCTGATGGCCGCGATGACGCTGACGAGCAAGATCATCGGCGTACAGACGCTGTCGCCGGAAGAAACCGTCGGCTACGGCCGCCGCTTCACGGCCGACCAGCCGATGCGGATCGGCGTCGTCGCGTGCGGCTACGCGGACGGCTATCCGCGCCACGCGCCGACCGGCACGCCGATCGCGGTGGACGGCGTGATGACGCGCGTCGTCGGCCGCGTGTCGATGGACATGCTGACCGTCGACCTGACGCCGTGCCCGAATGCGGGCATCGGGTCGGGCATCGAACTGTGGGGCGACCAGGTGAAGGTGGACGACGTCGCGGAAGCCAGCGGCACGATCGGCTACGAGCTGATGTGCGCGCTCGCGCGCCGCGTGCCGGTCGTGATCGTGCCGCCCGGCGTGTCGACGGTACAGCCGGCGCTGCGGACCGGGAGCTACGGGCGCTAACCCCGGTCAATGCGGCGGCGCGCTGCCGCGTCGCCGCGCATGCCGCGTCACTTGCGGGCCGCCTCGGGCGGCCCGTTTGCGTTCCGGCGAACCAGAAACCCGGGCCGGCGAAAACGCGTTACGGCCCTTCCGACGCGTTCCCTGCCCGCGTCCGGCAACGCGTTACGAACGCCACGTCGGTTTCCGTTTCTCGAGGAACGCGTCGATCCCTTCGCCCGCATCTTCTTCCATCATGTTGCGCGCCATCACGTCGCCCGCATACGCATAGGCTTCGTCGAGCGGCAACTCGCGCTGGCGGTAGAACATCTGCTTGCCGTACCGCACCGCGGCCGCGCTCTTCGCAACGATCTCCGCGACCTTGCGCGCGACGGCCGCATCGAGCGCGTCTTCAGGCACGGCCTCGTTGACGAGCCCCCACGTAGCGGCCGTCGCCGCATCGACGAAGCGCCCGGTCACGAGCATGTCGAACGCGCGCTTCGCCGTGACGTTACGGCTCAATGCGACGGCCGGCGTCGAACAGAACAGCCCGACATCGATGCCCGATACCGCGAAGCGCGCAGTATCGGCCGCGATGGCGAGGTCGCATGCGGCGACGAGCTGGCAGCCGGCCGCCGTCGCGATGCCCTGCACGCGTGCGATCACCGGCACCGGCAACGCGCGCATCGCAAGCATCACGCGGCTGCATTGCGCGAACAGCGTGCGGTAGTAGTCGAGCGCCGGCTTGCCGCGCATCTGCCGCAGATCGTGGCCTGCGCAGAACGCCTTGCCTTGCGCGGCCAGCACGACGCAGCGCACGTGCGGATCGGCCGCCAGCGTGTCGAACGCATCGTGCAGGCTCGCGAGCATCGCTTCGGATAACGCGTTGAACTGCTGCGGCCGGTTCAGCCGCAGCGTGACGACGCCGTCGCGTACCTCGCGCAACAGGATCGGCTCGTCGGTCTCGTGATTGGGTTCCATGATGTTCCGCTCGACGGAGAATTCGGCAGGATTCGGTGCGGCACGAACGGGCGGCGATGGTGCACGCGCGTTCGCGGCATGTCGGTGAAATGGTCCTCCACATTCCGTGCGGCGTCCAGTCGCGGCGCAATGCCGGCGGTCAGGCGCGCGTGCGCCCGCTGCGCCACGCTCGCACGCCCGGCCACAAGTGCCCGATGCCGGCGAGGAAAAAGACGGCGCCCATGCCGCCGAGGGTCAGCATCCCGCCCCAGATCGCGCCGAACGTATTCATCCGCGCGGTCATCGCGGGCGCCTCCGGCGCGTAGCGCACCTCGACCGTCGCGCCGTCCGGCACGCTGACGTCGCCGCCCTGCGGGTATTCGACATGCTCGCCCGCGAGCGTCGTGAACGCGATCTCGGGATGATGCGGGCCCGCATTCAGCTTGACGACACGGCCCGGCACGACGATCGACGTCCGCAGGAACGCGCGCGTCGACTGCGCCCACATGAAGACACCGATCAGCATGCACGTGCCCACCACGGTGAACACGATGCCCTTCAGGATCAGCATCTCCATGTGCCGCGCGGCGGCACGGGCGGATTCGGACGTCATCTCGCCGGCCCTACGGGCGTACCCGCATCGCGCCTGCGCCGCGCGCGCACTGTTCGATCGATTTTCATAGGAATGTCCCGTTCCTGATTGTCGTGGATGCCGGGCGTGATGCGCATGACGCACAGGCACGCCGCCCTCGGCATCCGGCAGGATACGGACATCGCGGTGCGCCGTAAATTGCGCGCTATCCGCCGCTCGCGACCCGCGCGTCAGCCCGCCAGCTTCTTCAGTGCGTCGAGCACCGCGTCGCCCTTGAACGGCTTCACGATCCAGCCCTTCACGCCGGCGGCCTTGCCCCGCTCCTTCATTGCCGGGCTGCTTTCGGTCGTCAGCATCACGACGTTGACCGCCGTGTTCGCGAGTTCACCGCGAATCTTCTCGACCATCGTCAGGCCGTCCATGTTCGGCATGTTCACGTCGCTGATCACGAGGCGCACGCCGGGCGTCGCCTTGAGCTTCGCGAGCCCGTCCTTGCCGTCGACCGCCGTCGCAACGTCGAGCCCGTGATTGCGCAGGAAACCCGCGACCTCGTCGCGCACCGTGCCCGAATCGTCGACCACCAGAATCTTTGCCATGCCGTATTCCCCTTTCTTTATTGCGGACTTCAAAACAGTTCGAGTTCACCCGATTCGACCATCAGCCCCACGTCCTGCACCGATTCGCGAAAATCCTCCGGCGACCAGCTGAGGCTGAACACGAAACGCTGGTCGAGACAGACGGACCGCCCCGATGCCGGGTCGGTCATCCGGTACTTGAAGCAGAGCTGCGGACAGTCGCCGCCGAACGAGATGAACTTCTGCTTGTGATTGACGACGAGCGGCACCTGCACCGGATGCCGCGCCAGCGCCTCGGCGTCGCCCAGATAGCGGTTCTTGAACGCGCCCCACACGAGGTTGGTCAGCTCGCCGAGTACGCTGTTCACGTCGCGGAAATCCGGCGCGCGGCCGTCGTCGCGCGTGCCGCCGAGCATGTCGAGCAACGGTTGCTCGCTCGTCTGCAGCAGCATGTAGCCGCGGCACCATGCGCTTTCGAGCGCGATCAGGCTGAACACTTCGCCGAAGATGATCTGGTCGCGGACGATGCACGGCGTGTCGCGCTCGATCGTCATGCCCGGGAACAGGCTGTCGAGCCGCGCCTCGGTGATCTCCGAGATGCCGCGCACGAGCGCGTTCGGATAGTCGCGGCCGAACAGGTATTCGTCGATCGCGCGCTTGAGCGGCGTCATGTCGTCTGCGACGTAGGCCGCGCACGCGACGCGCGCGAGCGCGTCGGGCAGCCCGTCGCGCGACGCGAGCGATTCGCGGCGCAGGATAATCGGCAGTTCGGGCCGCAGCGCATCGATCTGCGTCGCGATGATCGCGCTCTCGGCCGGCGAGCCGCCGTAGTCCTCGGCGAGCAGGATCGCGCCCAGATCGATGTTCGAACGCAGCACCTTCAGCAGCCGGTTGCGCCGCACGGTCAGGCCGACCAGGTTGTGCTCGTCGCAGAAACGCTTGATCGCGTCGGCGTGCGCGCGGCTGTCGTCTAGCACGAGCACCTTGCTGACGGGTTGGTCTTCGGTCATCTCAAGGGTTCCTAATGGTCGGTCAGAACAGTTCGAGCTCGCCGCCGGTATCCACCGCGGCCGTTTCCGGCACATGGAAATCGACCGGCGCGTTCGCGCACACGCACAGCGTCGCGCCGACCCGCACGTCGCCGTCGAGCGTCAGGTCGTACGCGGCCACGTGGTCGGGCGCGAGCGCGGGCAGGTAGTCGATGCTCGCGCCGCTCAGCAGGTAAGGCGTCGACATCCCGAGATGGGGAAACGGCGCGGTCAGCGCCTGGTTGATCGCGCCGCAGCACAGGTTCGCGACTTCCATGAACGCTTCGGGCAGCGGCCGCTGGCTGCTGGTGCCCACCGTCGCACCGGCGAAGCGGCGGCGCGTCGAATCGTCGTCGCTGAAGCGCAGCGCGAGCAGCAGGCGGAAATGCAGCGCCGAGATCGTCAGCACCGCGACGTGCTCGGGCACCTTCGGCGTCGATCGGGACTTCGCGCGCGCGTGATCGTGCGCGTCGCCGACGGACGGCCGGATGTCGCACACGCCGCCGGACGCGAGCCGCGTGCGCGCCGCATCGAAAAAGATCCGCTCGAAGCCGGCCTTCGCCTGCGCGCTGATCACGCCGCCTCTCCTTCGACCCGCGCGTGCAGTTGCCCGGCCAGCGTCTCGACGGTCGCGAGCGCGGCCGTGATCATCTTGCCGCCGGCCTGGATGTCCTGGAACGTCGCGGCCGTCACGAGGTCGTTGCGGTTCAGGCTGTCGCGATAGCTGTTCGACAGTTGCTGCGAACGCGCGGCCAGCCCGCGCACCTCGCTCGCGACGATCGAGAAGCCGCGCCCGGCCGTGCCCGCACGTGCGGCCTCGATCGACGCGTTCAGCGACACGATCGACACATGCGCGACGATCGCCGACAGTTCGTGGTTCTTCGCGCGCATGTCCTGGTTCTGCGTGGTCAGCGAGATCATCTGCTCGTGCCAGCGCTCGAACGTGCCGGCGAGCCCACGCAGGCGCGCGGCTTCGTCGGCGATCTTCATCGCATGCTGCGCAAGCGCGGCGCGGTCGGCCGACAGCGCCTGCAGCATGTCGCGCTGCGTGCCGGTCGCGGCGGCCTCGCGCGCCAGCGCATCCTCGAGCTGCGCCTCGCGGTGTGCCCATGTGTCGGCCGCCTCCGCATGTGCCGACGCCGCCTGTTCGGCTCGCGCGTCGGCCGCGTCGAGCGCGCCGCGTAACGCGGCCGCGTCGTGTTCCATCGCCGCGACGAGCCGCTTGCGCGTCACGCGAAACACGACCGCCGCCACCACCGCGACGACAACGCCGCCCGCCAGCGCGGCGGCAATCTGGATCATCCACGCCTGCACGATCACTTTGTCACTCCGCTACGCCGATATCAGCGATGCGCGCGTGCTCATGCACCGCGCCGTCCGCCGCGAAGCGTGCCGGCAGCGACACGATCGTCTCGAACGCGCGATACGGCGCGCCGACGCGATCGTCGGTGAAGCGCAGCGCGATATCGCCGCCGTCGCGCTTCAGGAAGCTGCGCACCGCGTCCATGCCGACACCGCGCCCCGACACTTCGGTCACCGCGTGCGCGGTCGAGAAACCCGGCCGGAAGATCAGTTCGGCCACCGCGTCGTCGGACAGCGCCGCTTCGTTGTCGGCATCGATCCAGCCGCGCTCGCGCGCGATGCCGCGAATCCGGTCGAGCGCGAGGCCGCGGCCGTCGTCGCCGAGCACGAACCACAGCTCGCCGCCGCCCACGCCCACCGCGATGTCGATCGTGCCGGACGCCGCCTTGCCGGCCGCGCGCCGCTCGTCCGACGATTCGATTCCGTGGTCGATCGCGTTGCGCAGCAGGTGCATGAACACGTTCTTCAGCGTCGCGCCGATCTCGCTGCGCACGCGATGGCCGTGGCTGTCGATATGCACGACGGGCGCCGGCTTGCCGAGTTCGGCCGCGAGCGACGGCAGCGACTCGATCACGCCGCCGAGCGCGTCGCCGATGCCCTGCGTGCCGAGCTGGCTCAGCATGCGGCGCACGGCATCGCGCGCCGCATGCCAGTCGGCCGCATTCGCCGGATCGGCGCCGTCGAGCACGCGCAAGCTTTCGCTGATGTGCGCGCGCTCGACCATCAGGTAGTCGGCCCCGCCCTGTACCGGTTCGCCGCTGCGGCCGAGCGTGACCGCGTTGATCGTCGCGTAATGGTCGACAGCCTCGCGTACGCGCGCCAGATCGTCCATCAGCGCGTCGCGGTTCCACTCGGGGCCGCCGTCCGCGCGGCGCAGCGATTCGTACGCCTGTTCCGCTTCATGGACGATGTTCGTCAGGTGCTGGAGGCTGTACGTGCGCGCATTGCCCTTGATCGTGTGCATGTTGCGGAACAGTGCCGCGACGATCGAGTGATCGGCGCGCTCGTGCTGGCGGATCATCCGCTCGTTGTCGCTGAGGAAGCCCTTCGCGCTGTGCACGAAGTCGTGGAACTTGTCCTGGCTGATCGACAGGATCTCGCCGATCATCTCGAGGCGGCGCTGCTGCTCGCCGGCCTGCGCGGTCAGTTCGCGAATCTCGGTCACGTCGCGCACGCACAGCATCAGGCGCACGACCGTGTCGGTCTCGTCGGTGATCGCCGACCAGCTCAGGTCGAGCCACTTCTCGCGGCCGTCCGGCATCCGCTTCGCGACTTCGTTGACGAGCAGGTGCGCGTTGAAATCGAAATTCATGCTGTCTTCGCCCAGGCATGCGTGCACCGCCGCGTCGACCTGCGAGCGCGCGTCGGCGCCGATCCCCGAGTCGTCGAACACGAGCGTCATCAGGTCGCGGCCGGCGATGTCGTTGGTCTCGAAGATGGTTTCGAGGTACGCCGAATACTCCGCATGCACGACGCCGCCTTCGACGACGGTCAGGATCCCCTGCTGCATGTTCTGCAGCATCGCCTGGATGTCCGCCGTCTTCTGCTTGAGCTGCGCGGCGTTCTCCTGGATCTTCTCGATCATCCCGTTGAACGCGACGATCGAATGGCCGATCTCGTCCATCCGCCCCACCGGCACGCGGCGCGTGAAATCCTGGCTCGTCGCGATCTCGCTCATCATCGTCTGCATCCCGATCAGCGGGCGCGTAATCTGGCGATACAGCACGAAGCCGAGCGCGGTCAGCAGCACGATCACCGTGCCGGCGACGCCCGCGATCGCGGTCGCCGTGGTCGCGAGCATCCCGTTCAGCGCGCTGATCGCGTCGTCCTTCTGGCGGTTCTTCTCGACGCGCAGCGTGTCGACGATGCTTTCGAGTTCGTCGCGATACTGCGCGACGTTCGCGAACAGGTAGGCCTGCGCCATCTCGGCCTTGCCGTCCGTCCTCATCTTCACGGTGTCGTCGATCGCCGCGAAATAGTTCGCGGCGCTGTCCTTCGCCTGCGTGACGAGGCCTTCCTGCGCGCGGCCGACCGCCGATTTCGCCTGCACATCGAGCGCGGCGCGCAGCGCGGCCTGCTTCGCCTTCAGCTCGTCGCGCGCCTGCGCGGCGGTATTCGCATCGGGCGCGTAGACGAGCGTCATCGTCGCGATCTGGATGTTCTTCACATCGGCGACGAGATCCGCCGACGCGAGCGCGCTCGGCACGATTCCCTGGGTGACCTGGCGCACCTCGGATGCGCTCTTGCGCGTCTGGTACACGGCATAGATGCCGATCGCGGACAGCGCGAAGAACGTCAGGACGACTAGCAGCGTAATGCGATGACGGATGGTCATGAGTCCAGCTCCCCGCAGCGATCCGGCTTCGATCGCCCTTTGGTCTATTGAAAGAATGTGAGCGCCGAATTATCGGGGATGGTGTATGACTGTCCGATGACCGTTAATCAATCGATCATTGAGGAAAATGCAATGGTTATTTGTGGCGGGAAAAGTCTAAAGTTTCTCGCGGGCCTGCCGTTAACCTCTGGACTCCATGACCCGCGCGGCTGCACGCTTTGCCGAATCGGCAAAGCAGCGGATCTTCATTGTTTTAATCGTATTCCGCCGAATCGATTTTATTCAATACCGGTAAAACGTTTGCGCATTATCGCGTGAGTCGATTTGTTTCCGCCCCTTCTTGCGGAAAATACCGGATTCGATGCGCGGGCCCTCGCCGGCCCGCGTCGTCGTTCACGGATCGAGCGCGCCGCCCGACCAGCCGGCCGACGGCCGCGAACCCGTCAGCTTCAGTGCGACGTCGCCCTGCGCGACCAGACGCTCGCGGTTGCGCGTGACGATGCGCCCGGCCTGCGGCGCGACCAGCACATGTTCGCTGCCGGGCACGCCCGGATGCGCGACGATCCGCGCGACGCGCTCGCCGGCCTCGACCGTCGCGCCGAGTTCGCGTTCGTACACGAGCACGCCCGACACGGGCGCGAGCACGGTTTCCATGTGCGCGATCGGCACGGCTTCGCCGTGCCAGTCATGCGCGCCGGGTGACTCCGCGATCACGCCGCGGCCGCGCAGGAACGCAAGCACGCCGTCGGCGTCGCGTTCGGCGAGCGCATCCGACACGTCGGACTGCCCGCGCAGCTCGACGGTCGCGACGAACCGGTCGCGCAGGCCGCCATCGCGCGCCCAGTGCGCGGCGACGGC comes from Burkholderia pyrrocinia and encodes:
- the alr gene encoding alanine racemase, which translates into the protein MPRPIVAHIRPDAVRHNLDFIRHTAAQSRVWAVIKANAYGHGIERIYPGLAAADGIALLDLDEAVRVRELGWDKPVLLLEGIFEPADVELADRHRLTVAVHCDEQLDLLIAAKPQQPIDIQLKMNSGMNRLGYRPGAFRAAWERAANTPSIGKITLMMHFANADEGEVDWQLEQFDATTAGIPGERSVSNSAAVLWHPRAHRDWVRPGTILYGASPTGASRHIADTPLMAAMTLTSKIIGVQTLSPEETVGYGRRFTADQPMRIGVVACGYADGYPRHAPTGTPIAVDGVMTRVVGRVSMDMLTVDLTPCPNAGIGSGIELWGDQVKVDDVAEASGTIGYELMCALARRVPVVIVPPGVSTVQPALRTGSYGR
- a CDS encoding MCP four helix bundle domain-containing protein, whose protein sequence is MTIRHRITLLVVLTFFALSAIGIYAVYQTRKSASEVRQVTQGIVPSALASADLVADVKNIQIATMTLVYAPDANTAAQARDELKAKQAALRAALDVQAKSAVGRAQEGLVTQAKDSAANYFAAIDDTVKMRTDGKAEMAQAYLFANVAQYRDELESIVDTLRVEKNRQKDDAISALNGMLATTATAIAGVAGTVIVLLTALGFVLYRQITRPLIGMQTMMSEIATSQDFTRRVPVGRMDEIGHSIVAFNGMIEKIQENAAQLKQKTADIQAMLQNMQQGILTVVEGGVVHAEYSAYLETIFETNDIAGRDLMTLVFDDSGIGADARSQVDAAVHACLGEDSMNFDFNAHLLVNEVAKRMPDGREKWLDLSWSAITDETDTVVRLMLCVRDVTEIRELTAQAGEQQRRLEMIGEILSISQDKFHDFVHSAKGFLSDNERMIRQHERADHSIVAALFRNMHTIKGNARTYSLQHLTNIVHEAEQAYESLRRADGGPEWNRDALMDDLARVREAVDHYATINAVTLGRSGEPVQGGADYLMVERAHISESLRVLDGADPANAADWHAARDAVRRMLSQLGTQGIGDALGGVIESLPSLAAELGKPAPVVHIDSHGHRVRSEIGATLKNVFMHLLRNAIDHGIESSDERRAAGKAASGTIDIAVGVGGGELWFVLGDDGRGLALDRIRGIARERGWIDADNEAALSDDAVAELIFRPGFSTAHAVTEVSGRGVGMDAVRSFLKRDGGDIALRFTDDRVGAPYRAFETIVSLPARFAADGAVHEHARIADIGVAE
- a CDS encoding DUF3592 domain-containing protein — translated: MTSESARAAARHMEMLILKGIVFTVVGTCMLIGVFMWAQSTRAFLRTSIVVPGRVVKLNAGPHHPEIAFTTLAGEHVEYPQGGDVSVPDGATVEVRYAPEAPAMTARMNTFGAIWGGMLTLGGMGAVFFLAGIGHLWPGVRAWRSGRTRA
- a CDS encoding enoyl-CoA hydratase translates to MEPNHETDEPILLREVRDGVVTLRLNRPQQFNALSEAMLASLHDAFDTLAADPHVRCVVLAAQGKAFCAGHDLRQMRGKPALDYYRTLFAQCSRVMLAMRALPVPVIARVQGIATAAGCQLVAACDLAIAADTARFAVSGIDVGLFCSTPAVALSRNVTAKRAFDMLVTGRFVDAATAATWGLVNEAVPEDALDAAVARKVAEIVAKSAAAVRYGKQMFYRQRELPLDEAYAYAGDVMARNMMEEDAGEGIDAFLEKRKPTWRS
- a CDS encoding response regulator, with the protein product MAKILVVDDSGTVRDEVAGFLRNHGLDVATAVDGKDGLAKLKATPGVRLVISDVNMPNMDGLTMVEKIRGELANTAVNVVMLTTESSPAMKERGKAAGVKGWIVKPFKGDAVLDALKKLAG
- a CDS encoding chemotaxis protein CheX, translated to MTEDQPVSKVLVLDDSRAHADAIKRFCDEHNLVGLTVRRNRLLKVLRSNIDLGAILLAEDYGGSPAESAIIATQIDALRPELPIILRRESLASRDGLPDALARVACAAYVADDMTPLKRAIDEYLFGRDYPNALVRGISEITEARLDSLFPGMTIERDTPCIVRDQIIFGEVFSLIALESAWCRGYMLLQTSEQPLLDMLGGTRDDGRAPDFRDVNSVLGELTNLVWGAFKNRYLGDAEALARHPVQVPLVVNHKQKFISFGGDCPQLCFKYRMTDPASGRSVCLDQRFVFSLSWSPEDFRESVQDVGLMVESGELELF
- a CDS encoding methyl-accepting chemotaxis protein; protein product: MIQIAAALAGGVVVAVVAAVVFRVTRKRLVAAMEHDAAALRGALDAADARAEQAASAHAEAADTWAHREAQLEDALAREAAATGTQRDMLQALSADRAALAQHAMKIADEAARLRGLAGTFERWHEQMISLTTQNQDMRAKNHELSAIVAHVSIVSLNASIEAARAGTAGRGFSIVASEVRGLAARSQQLSNSYRDSLNRNDLVTAATFQDIQAGGKMITAALATVETLAGQLHARVEGEAA